Proteins from a genomic interval of Lysobacter arenosi:
- the tesB gene encoding acyl-CoA thioesterase II produces the protein MTSPASEQVVPELVELLSLERLEDNLFRGQSRDIGTKYVFGGQVVGQALSAAQATMSEPRGAHSLHAYFLRAGDVSAPIVYQIDRTRDGGSFSVRRITAIQHGEVIFFMAASFQQHEDAVEHQLTMPEVPKPEDIDPAPPVPEHVMATLPTKVQRWLSRQGPFEFRHVYPRDELNPPKRPPYQQVWFRLSERVGDAPELHRALLAYASDFHLLGTATFPHGISYYQPNVQMASLDHAMWFHRPFRADEWLLYSIDSPSVQSSRGLARGQIFDRDGRLVASTAQEGLIRVVRDAAAAAQVPAKE, from the coding sequence ATGACTTCACCCGCTTCCGAGCAAGTCGTTCCCGAGCTGGTCGAGCTGCTCTCGCTGGAACGACTGGAAGACAACCTGTTCCGCGGCCAGAGCCGCGACATCGGCACCAAGTACGTCTTCGGTGGCCAGGTCGTCGGCCAGGCGCTGTCGGCGGCGCAGGCGACGATGTCCGAGCCGCGCGGCGCGCACTCGCTGCACGCCTACTTCCTGCGCGCCGGTGACGTCTCCGCGCCGATCGTCTACCAGATCGACCGCACCCGCGATGGCGGCAGTTTCTCCGTGCGCCGGATCACCGCGATCCAGCACGGCGAGGTGATCTTCTTCATGGCCGCCTCGTTCCAGCAGCACGAGGACGCAGTCGAGCACCAGCTGACCATGCCCGAGGTGCCCAAGCCGGAGGACATCGACCCGGCGCCGCCGGTGCCAGAGCACGTGATGGCGACGCTGCCGACCAAGGTCCAGCGCTGGCTGTCGCGGCAGGGACCGTTCGAGTTCCGCCACGTCTACCCGCGCGACGAGCTCAACCCGCCCAAGCGGCCGCCGTATCAACAGGTCTGGTTCCGCCTGAGCGAGCGCGTCGGCGACGCCCCGGAACTGCACCGCGCCCTGCTCGCCTACGCCTCCGATTTCCACCTGCTCGGCACCGCGACCTTCCCGCACGGCATCAGCTACTACCAGCCGAACGTGCAGATGGCCTCGCTCGACCACGCGATGTGGTTCCACCGTCCGTTCCGTGCCGACGAATGGCTGCTGTATTCGATCGACAGCCCGAGCGTGCAGAGCAGCCGTGGCCTCGCCCGCGGACAGATCTTCGACCGCGACGGCCGCCTGGTCGCCAGCACCGCGCAGGAAGGCCTGATCCGCGTCGTTCGCGATGCGGCCGCGGCCGCGCAGGTTCCGGCGAAGGAATGA
- a CDS encoding N-acetylmuramoyl-L-alanine amidase, giving the protein MSPDLTAPPIAFDPLPYQDRLEARTLDQIDLAVIHCTELPDLAMARRFGEEVLYEGSQTGNSGHYYIDRDGSLHQYVALDRVAHHVRGYNPRAIGIELVNRGRYPDWLAADHQAMGERYTPEQIEALVSLLLHLQRTLPSLRHIAGHEDLDTTTVAASDDPSVQVQRKLDPGPQFPWAQVMAAVDLERLP; this is encoded by the coding sequence ATGTCGCCCGACCTTACGGCTCCGCCCATCGCCTTCGATCCCCTCCCCTACCAGGACCGGCTGGAGGCGCGGACGCTCGACCAGATCGACCTGGCAGTGATCCACTGCACCGAGCTGCCGGACCTGGCGATGGCACGCCGCTTCGGCGAGGAAGTGCTCTACGAAGGCTCGCAGACCGGCAACAGCGGCCACTACTACATCGACCGCGATGGCAGCCTGCACCAGTACGTCGCCCTCGACCGGGTCGCCCACCACGTGCGCGGCTATAACCCGCGCGCGATCGGCATCGAGCTGGTCAACCGCGGCCGCTACCCGGACTGGCTGGCGGCGGACCACCAGGCGATGGGCGAGCGCTACACGCCCGAGCAGATCGAGGCGCTGGTGTCGCTGCTGCTGCACCTGCAACGCACGCTGCCCTCGCTGCGGCATATCGCCGGCCACGAGGACCTGGACACCACCACGGTCGCCGCCAGCGACGATCCGTCGGTGCAGGTGCAGCGCAAGCTCGACCCGGGGCCGCAGTTTCCCTGGGCGCAGGTGATGGCGGCGGTGGATCTCGAACGGCTTCCGTAG
- a CDS encoding MOSC domain-containing protein, producing MKLPPADSELGKLMAMLPRQGRVEWIGLRPKREVAMDAVTQVIAQTGAGLVGDRYSGGSGERGITLIQAEHLPVIAALSGHDAVAPATLRRNLVVSGLPLVALKGRRFRIGEVVLEGTDDCDPCSRMEAALGAGGYNAMRGHGGLCARILDGGTIHLGDAVVALQD from the coding sequence ATGAAGCTCCCTCCCGCCGACTCCGAACTCGGCAAATTGATGGCCATGCTGCCGCGCCAGGGCCGGGTCGAATGGATCGGCCTGCGTCCGAAGCGCGAGGTCGCCATGGATGCGGTCACGCAGGTGATCGCCCAGACCGGCGCAGGCCTGGTCGGCGACCGCTACAGCGGCGGCAGCGGCGAGCGCGGCATCACCCTGATCCAGGCCGAACACCTGCCGGTGATCGCGGCGCTGTCCGGCCATGACGCCGTGGCGCCGGCAACGCTGCGCCGCAACCTCGTCGTCTCCGGGCTGCCGCTGGTCGCGCTCAAGGGACGCCGCTTCCGCATCGGCGAGGTCGTGCTCGAAGGCACCGACGACTGCGATCCGTGCTCGCGCATGGAGGCCGCGCTCGGCGCTGGCGGCTACAACGCGATGCGCGGCCATGGCGGACTGTGCGCGCGCATTCTCGACGGCGGCACCATCCACCTCGGCGACGCCGTCGTCGCACTCCAGGATTGA
- the rlmKL gene encoding bifunctional 23S rRNA (guanine(2069)-N(7))-methyltransferase RlmK/23S rRNA (guanine(2445)-N(2))-methyltransferase RlmL: MKFFASCGKGLEYLLADELVALGCTRATAAMAGANVEGSALDAQRAVLWSRLASRVLWPIAEFDCPDEHALYAGAAAIDWPQHLAQGDTVAVDAHVSGDAITHARYAAQRVKDAVVDVMRARTGSRPDVDVEAPDLRLNLVVRKGRAIVSIDLGGGPMHRRGWRSKQGEAPLKENLAAAVLMRGQWPKVYAAGGALLDPMCGSGTLLIEGALMAADVAPGLQRHGNGVPTRWLGFDASSWQQLVDAARAREATGMNALRPAFFGSDLDPHAIRAAQDNAVLAGLAGVIDWRVGDIRSLEAPGTAESESAPGLVVCNPPYDARLAADAALYRGLGDSLKRTVPEWRASLLCGDAELARATGLRAGKKYQLFNGAIECTLIVCDPVAPPQRERAADEPAPTLSEGAQMVANRLRKNIRKLKSWREREHISCYRAYDADLPEYSAAIDVYVTDEATPRTFLHVQEYAAPADIPEAVQRKRLNELLAAARDVFAVPRENVALKTRARGKGGSKYGQFDSRGELVTVREGDARLRVNLFDYLDTGLFLDHRPMRLRIGAEAEDTRFLNLFGYTGAATVHAAVGRARSTTTVDLSATYLEWCADNLRENNVGGTRHRLVQADALTWLEADTQQYDLIFCDPPTFSNSKRAEDFDVQAEHVRLLRAAVERLADGGVLYFSNNFRRFRLDQAAIDQFAECVDISAQTIPPDFERDARIHRCWRLRRLA, translated from the coding sequence ATGAAATTCTTCGCAAGCTGCGGCAAGGGCCTGGAATACCTGCTCGCCGACGAACTCGTCGCACTCGGCTGCACGCGCGCAACCGCGGCCATGGCCGGTGCCAATGTCGAAGGCAGCGCGCTCGATGCACAGCGTGCGGTGCTGTGGTCGCGCCTGGCCAGCCGCGTGCTGTGGCCGATCGCCGAATTCGATTGCCCCGACGAGCACGCGCTGTACGCCGGCGCCGCCGCCATCGACTGGCCGCAGCACCTGGCCCAGGGCGATACGGTCGCGGTCGACGCACATGTGTCCGGCGATGCGATCACGCATGCGCGCTACGCCGCGCAGCGCGTCAAGGACGCCGTGGTCGACGTGATGCGCGCCCGCACCGGTTCGCGCCCCGACGTCGACGTCGAAGCCCCCGACCTGCGTTTGAACCTGGTCGTGCGCAAGGGCCGCGCGATCGTCTCGATCGACCTCGGCGGCGGCCCGATGCATCGCCGCGGCTGGCGCAGCAAGCAGGGCGAAGCACCGCTGAAGGAAAACCTCGCCGCCGCGGTGCTGATGCGCGGGCAGTGGCCGAAGGTGTACGCGGCCGGCGGCGCGCTGCTCGACCCGATGTGCGGCAGCGGCACGCTGCTGATCGAAGGCGCGCTGATGGCGGCCGACGTCGCGCCCGGCCTGCAACGGCATGGCAACGGCGTGCCTACCCGCTGGCTCGGCTTCGATGCGTCGTCGTGGCAGCAGCTGGTGGACGCGGCACGTGCGCGTGAGGCCACCGGCATGAATGCCCTGCGCCCGGCGTTCTTCGGCAGCGACCTGGATCCGCATGCGATCCGCGCCGCGCAGGACAACGCGGTGCTGGCGGGCCTGGCAGGCGTGATCGACTGGCGTGTCGGCGATATCCGTTCGCTCGAAGCACCCGGCACTGCCGAGAGTGAGAGCGCTCCAGGCCTCGTCGTCTGCAACCCACCCTACGATGCCCGCCTGGCTGCCGACGCCGCCCTGTACCGCGGCCTTGGCGATTCGCTCAAGCGCACCGTGCCGGAGTGGCGTGCCAGCCTCCTGTGCGGCGACGCCGAACTGGCGCGCGCCACCGGCCTGCGCGCCGGCAAGAAATACCAGCTGTTCAACGGCGCGATCGAATGCACGCTGATCGTCTGCGATCCGGTGGCACCGCCGCAGCGCGAACGCGCGGCCGACGAGCCGGCGCCGACGTTGTCGGAAGGCGCGCAGATGGTCGCCAACCGCCTGCGCAAGAACATCCGCAAGCTCAAGTCCTGGCGCGAGCGCGAGCACATCAGCTGCTACCGCGCCTACGACGCCGACCTGCCGGAGTATTCGGCGGCGATCGACGTCTACGTCACCGACGAGGCCACGCCGCGCACGTTCCTGCACGTACAGGAATACGCGGCACCGGCAGACATCCCCGAGGCCGTGCAGCGCAAGCGACTCAACGAATTGCTGGCGGCGGCGCGCGACGTGTTCGCCGTGCCGCGCGAGAACGTCGCCCTGAAGACCCGCGCCCGCGGCAAGGGCGGCAGCAAGTACGGGCAGTTCGATTCGCGTGGCGAGCTGGTGACGGTGCGTGAGGGCGATGCACGCCTGCGCGTGAACCTGTTCGACTACCTCGACACCGGCCTGTTCCTCGATCACCGGCCGATGCGCCTGCGCATCGGCGCCGAAGCCGAGGACACGCGCTTCCTCAACCTGTTCGGCTACACCGGCGCGGCCACCGTGCATGCGGCGGTCGGCCGCGCGCGCAGCACCACGACCGTCGACCTGTCGGCGACCTACCTGGAGTGGTGCGCCGACAACCTGCGCGAGAACAACGTCGGCGGCACGCGTCACCGCCTGGTCCAAGCCGATGCGCTGACCTGGCTGGAAGCGGACACGCAGCAGTACGACCTGATCTTCTGCGACCCGCCGACCTTCTCCAACTCCAAGCGCGCGGAAGACTTCGACGTCCAGGCCGAGCACGTGCGCCTGCTGCGCGCGGCAGTGGAGCGCCTGGCCGATGGCGGCGTGCTGTACTTCTCCAACAACTTCCGCCGTTTCCGCCTGGACCAGGCGGCGATCGACCAGTTCGCCGAATGCGTCGACATCAGCGCGCAGACGATCCCGCCGGACTTCGAGCGAGACGCCCGCATCCACCGCTGCTGGCGCCTGCGGCGGCTCGCCTGA
- a CDS encoding class I SAM-dependent methyltransferase: MRRLTLPKGSWTFFRQWLRNPARMAAVAPSGRDLAAAMVTALPEGARRVIELGGGTGAITRALLARGILGRELMVLELNEELHAHLRTRFPQVRIVLGDARDLVQLATGDGYLADGPADAIVSGLGFLSMPRDTQLGILQASFECLREGGRFLQFTYGPQSPVAAEVVEELGLEVERGEFVLLNVPPATVYVISRRA; this comes from the coding sequence ATGCGCCGGCTGACGCTCCCGAAAGGTTCGTGGACGTTCTTCCGGCAGTGGCTGCGCAATCCCGCGCGCATGGCGGCGGTGGCGCCATCCGGCCGCGACCTGGCCGCGGCGATGGTCACCGCTTTGCCCGAGGGCGCGCGCCGGGTGATCGAACTGGGCGGGGGCACCGGGGCCATCACCCGCGCGCTGCTTGCGCGCGGGATCCTCGGTCGCGAGCTGATGGTGCTGGAACTCAACGAGGAATTGCACGCGCACCTGCGCACGCGATTCCCGCAGGTGCGCATCGTGCTCGGCGACGCCCGTGACCTCGTCCAGCTCGCCACAGGCGACGGTTACCTGGCCGACGGACCGGCCGACGCGATCGTGTCGGGCCTGGGTTTCCTGAGCATGCCGCGCGACACCCAGCTCGGGATCCTGCAGGCCTCGTTCGAGTGCCTGCGCGAGGGTGGCCGCTTCCTCCAGTTCACTTACGGTCCGCAGTCGCCGGTCGCCGCGGAGGTGGTCGAGGAACTCGGCCTTGAGGTCGAGCGCGGGGAGTTCGTCCTGCTCAACGTGCCGCCGGCGACGGTCTACGTGATCAGCCGGCGCGCCTGA
- a CDS encoding pirin family protein, producing MSHPDISQDFARIGRVIRGMPASDGAGVRLTRVIGTPQLDMLDPFLMLDEFGTDKPEDYLAGFPDHPHRGFETVTYMLDGRMRHKDNHGNEGVLVPGSVQWMTAGRGLVHSEMPEQHEGRMRGFQLWVNLPASEKMAEPQYQEFAPDRIPQLQPAPGVTVKLIAGRIGDVAGPIQQPATDPVYLDIELAAGTSWQYELPDGHNAFAYAFEGEGTIGDGDDARPLSTQQLAVLNGGRVFKLRAGLKGVRVILVAGRPLREPVARYGPFVMNTKEQIMQAFVDFQEGRF from the coding sequence ATGAGCCACCCCGACATCAGCCAGGACTTTGCCCGCATCGGTCGCGTCATCCGCGGCATGCCGGCCTCCGACGGCGCCGGCGTACGCCTGACCCGCGTCATCGGTACCCCGCAGCTGGACATGCTCGATCCGTTCCTGATGCTCGACGAGTTCGGCACCGACAAGCCCGAGGACTACCTGGCCGGTTTCCCCGATCATCCGCATCGCGGTTTCGAGACGGTCACCTACATGCTCGACGGGCGCATGCGCCACAAGGACAACCACGGCAACGAGGGCGTGCTGGTGCCCGGCAGCGTGCAATGGATGACCGCCGGTCGTGGCCTGGTGCATTCGGAAATGCCCGAGCAGCACGAAGGCCGCATGCGCGGTTTCCAGCTGTGGGTGAACCTGCCGGCGAGCGAGAAGATGGCGGAGCCGCAGTACCAGGAATTTGCTCCCGATCGCATCCCGCAATTGCAGCCGGCACCGGGCGTGACCGTGAAGCTGATCGCCGGTCGCATCGGCGACGTCGCCGGTCCCATCCAGCAGCCGGCAACCGATCCGGTTTACCTCGACATCGAGCTGGCTGCGGGAACGTCGTGGCAGTACGAGTTGCCCGATGGCCACAACGCATTCGCCTACGCATTCGAAGGCGAGGGCACGATCGGCGATGGCGACGATGCGCGGCCGTTGTCGACGCAGCAGTTGGCGGTGCTCAACGGCGGTCGCGTGTTCAAGCTCAGGGCAGGCCTCAAGGGCGTGCGCGTGATCCTGGTCGCCGGTCGTCCGCTGCGTGAGCCGGTGGCGCGCTACGGTCCGTTCGTGATGAACACGAAGGAGCAGATCATGCAGGCCTTCGTCGATTTCCAGGAAGGCCGGTTCTAA
- the aqpZ gene encoding aquaporin Z, which produces MIKRLGAEFIGTFWLVLGGCGSAVLAANFGGDGNPLGIGFVGVSLAFGLTVLTGAYALGHISGGHFNPAVSFGLWAGGRFPARDLLPYIIAQVLGGLFAGFILWHIASGTATFAVDPNAAGAFASNGYGSHSPGGYSIAAAFLCEIVMTAMFLVVILGATHPRAPAGFGPLAIGLALTLIHLISIPVTNTSVNPARSTGVAVFAGAAAISQLWLFWVAPIAGGLLGGVIYRWLGDDAQR; this is translated from the coding sequence ATGATCAAGCGTCTAGGGGCAGAGTTCATCGGCACGTTCTGGCTGGTACTGGGCGGTTGCGGCAGCGCAGTGCTGGCGGCCAATTTCGGCGGCGATGGCAACCCGCTCGGCATCGGCTTCGTCGGCGTGTCGCTCGCTTTCGGCCTGACGGTGCTGACCGGCGCCTACGCGCTCGGCCACATCTCCGGCGGTCACTTCAATCCGGCGGTGAGCTTCGGCCTGTGGGCCGGCGGTCGCTTCCCGGCGCGTGATCTTCTTCCCTACATCATTGCGCAGGTGCTCGGCGGCCTGTTCGCCGGTTTCATCCTGTGGCACATCGCCAGCGGCACGGCCACGTTCGCGGTCGATCCCAATGCGGCCGGTGCGTTCGCCAGCAACGGCTACGGTTCGCATTCGCCGGGCGGCTATTCGATTGCCGCGGCGTTCCTGTGCGAGATCGTGATGACGGCGATGTTCCTGGTGGTGATCCTCGGCGCGACGCACCCGCGCGCACCGGCGGGCTTCGGACCACTGGCGATCGGCCTGGCACTGACCCTGATCCATCTGATCAGCATCCCGGTCACCAACACGTCGGTGAATCCGGCGCGTTCGACCGGTGTCGCGGTGTTCGCCGGCGCAGCCGCGATTTCGCAGCTGTGGCTGTTCTGGGTCGCTCCGATCGCGGGCGGACTGCTCGGCGGCGTGATCTATCGCTGGCTGGGGGATGACGCCCAGCGCTGA
- a CDS encoding pirin family protein, whose translation MTTIVSPRVHDLGGFQVRRAVPSIQARSVGPFVFVDHMGPAVFEVGRGIDVRPHPHIGLATVTFLWSGTITHRDTLGSYQDINPGDVNWMTAGRGIAHSERTPATLREHEHPLHGMQTWVALPRSEEEASPGFFHHPAASLPQQRRNGSWLRVVAGRGYGEESPVKVYNGTLYVAIDLDADAELPLDDGHAERALYVLEGDAQLDGADIPAMHLVVLDPGTRPKLRARTPVKAMLLGGEPLDGPRHMWWNFVSSSKERIEQAKQDWLEGRFGKVPGDDEFIPLPER comes from the coding sequence ATGACCACGATCGTCTCACCGCGCGTACACGACCTCGGCGGATTCCAGGTGCGACGCGCCGTGCCCAGCATCCAGGCGCGATCGGTCGGCCCGTTCGTGTTCGTCGACCACATGGGCCCGGCGGTGTTCGAAGTGGGACGCGGCATCGATGTCCGCCCGCATCCGCACATCGGCCTGGCCACGGTGACCTTCCTTTGGTCGGGCACGATCACGCACCGCGACACGCTCGGCAGCTACCAGGACATCAATCCCGGCGACGTCAACTGGATGACGGCCGGACGCGGCATCGCCCACTCCGAGCGCACGCCAGCGACCCTGCGCGAACACGAGCATCCGCTGCACGGCATGCAGACCTGGGTCGCACTGCCGCGCTCGGAAGAAGAAGCCTCTCCCGGCTTCTTCCACCACCCGGCCGCCTCCCTGCCGCAGCAGCGCCGCAATGGCAGCTGGCTGCGCGTCGTCGCCGGTCGCGGTTATGGCGAGGAGTCGCCGGTGAAGGTCTACAACGGAACCCTGTACGTCGCCATCGACCTGGACGCCGATGCCGAGCTGCCGCTCGACGACGGCCATGCCGAACGGGCGTTGTATGTGCTGGAAGGTGACGCCCAGCTCGACGGCGCCGACATCCCGGCGATGCACCTGGTCGTGCTCGACCCCGGCACCCGGCCGAAGCTGCGGGCGCGGACCCCGGTCAAGGCCATGTTGCTGGGCGGGGAGCCGCTGGACGGTCCACGCCACATGTGGTGGAACTTCGTGTCCAGCTCCAAGGAGCGGATCGAGCAGGCCAAGCAGGACTGGCTGGAGGGACGGTTCGGCAAGGTCCCGGGCGACGACGAGTTCATCCCCCTGCCGGAGCGCTGA
- a CDS encoding phospholipase D family protein, with protein sequence MTRKLRWVGITVVVLLVASAASVFSYGRFAHYARGAPSQAIAADRVETPVDRAIAPMTQAHAGEAGLSLINDNLDAFAVRAVSARAAGRSLDLQYYIWKPDLTGNLIVHEVLRAADRGVRVRLLLDDLNSHKKDSVLAALDQHEKVEVRMFNPSRGRASSFMRGVEMLLRGFSLNRRMHNKAWIVDGRIAVVGGRNIGDEYFGASSQSNFMDADLAVIGPPVQETAAIFDAFWNSPSAIPLSALVDSDEVSLQRLRRIVDLEYKSRNAHPYLAKLRQSPTIAAVLRGEKLPRWTRDAHVYSDPPAKAEGAPRKGWLADVLVPAAMAARRELFIISPYFVPGDQGVAALVGMRKRGVHVGVLTNSLAATDVAAVHGGYAPYRLPLLEGGVDLFELMSRGGGGGRGSGSGGSGFGSSDASLHTKAFVADGNVGFVGSFNLDPRSINLNTEMGILFSDRQLSGDLQRTFEAKTSASNSYKLWLDDGELRWRDGSAQPPREWTHEPAVGIGRRAIARVIGWLPVESQL encoded by the coding sequence ATGACCAGGAAGCTCCGCTGGGTGGGTATCACTGTCGTCGTGCTGCTCGTTGCCTCGGCGGCATCGGTCTTCAGCTATGGCCGCTTTGCCCATTACGCGCGCGGCGCACCGTCGCAGGCCATCGCGGCCGATCGGGTCGAGACACCGGTCGACCGGGCGATCGCGCCGATGACGCAGGCGCACGCGGGCGAGGCCGGGCTGTCGCTGATCAACGACAACCTCGATGCGTTTGCCGTGCGCGCAGTCAGTGCACGCGCTGCCGGCCGAAGCCTCGACCTCCAGTACTACATCTGGAAGCCGGACTTGACCGGCAACCTGATCGTCCACGAAGTCCTGCGCGCGGCCGATCGCGGCGTCCGCGTGCGCCTGCTGCTGGACGACCTCAACTCGCACAAGAAGGATTCGGTGCTGGCGGCGCTGGATCAGCACGAGAAGGTCGAAGTGCGGATGTTCAACCCGTCGCGCGGACGCGCCTCGAGTTTCATGCGCGGCGTGGAGATGCTGCTGCGCGGATTCAGCCTCAACCGTCGCATGCACAACAAGGCGTGGATCGTCGACGGCCGGATCGCGGTGGTCGGTGGCCGCAACATCGGCGACGAGTACTTCGGCGCGTCGTCGCAATCGAATTTCATGGATGCCGACCTGGCCGTGATCGGGCCGCCGGTGCAGGAAACCGCCGCGATCTTCGACGCCTTCTGGAACAGTCCGTCGGCCATTCCGCTGTCGGCCCTGGTCGACAGCGACGAGGTGTCGCTGCAGCGTTTGCGGCGGATCGTCGACCTCGAATACAAGTCGCGCAACGCCCACCCCTACCTGGCCAAGCTGCGCCAGTCGCCGACGATTGCGGCAGTGCTGCGCGGCGAGAAACTGCCGCGCTGGACGCGCGACGCGCACGTCTATTCCGATCCGCCGGCGAAGGCCGAGGGCGCGCCACGCAAGGGCTGGCTGGCCGACGTGCTGGTGCCGGCGGCGATGGCCGCGCGACGCGAGCTTTTCATCATCTCGCCATACTTCGTGCCGGGCGACCAGGGCGTCGCCGCACTGGTGGGCATGCGCAAGCGCGGCGTCCACGTCGGTGTCCTGACCAACTCACTGGCCGCCACCGATGTCGCCGCGGTCCATGGCGGTTACGCACCGTATCGATTGCCGCTGCTCGAGGGCGGAGTCGACCTGTTCGAGCTGATGTCACGTGGCGGCGGGGGTGGCCGGGGCAGTGGCAGTGGTGGCAGTGGCTTCGGTTCCAGCGATGCCAGCCTGCACACCAAGGCATTCGTGGCCGACGGCAACGTTGGTTTCGTCGGCTCGTTCAATCTCGACCCACGCTCGATCAACCTCAACACCGAGATGGGCATCCTCTTCAGCGACCGCCAGCTCAGCGGCGACCTGCAGCGGACCTTCGAGGCCAAGACCAGTGCGTCCAACAGCTACAAGCTGTGGCTCGACGATGGCGAACTGCGCTGGCGCGACGGCTCGGCGCAGCCGCCACGGGAATGGACGCACGAACCGGCGGTAGGCATCGGCAGGCGCGCGATTGCGCGCGTGATCGGCTGGCTGCCGGTCGAGTCGCAGCTATAG
- a CDS encoding histidine phosphatase family protein: protein MKLTLPCLLALALLAGCVTRPPPATTFTLVRHAEKVPDGSKDPELTPAGLARADALAVRLADAPLDAVYSTDFRRTQQTAAPTARGHHLTVITYDAKESAADFSTRLKREHAGQSVLVVGHSNTIPGIASALCSCAVAEMSEAEYDRLTTVRIAADGKATLEEGRQ from the coding sequence ATGAAGCTCACCCTGCCCTGCCTGCTTGCCCTCGCCCTCCTCGCCGGTTGCGTGACCCGACCGCCGCCGGCGACCACCTTCACGCTGGTGCGGCATGCCGAGAAGGTGCCCGATGGCTCGAAAGACCCGGAGCTGACCCCGGCCGGACTGGCCCGTGCCGACGCGCTGGCGGTGCGGCTGGCCGACGCACCGCTCGATGCCGTCTATTCCACGGACTTCCGCCGAACACAGCAGACTGCGGCACCGACTGCGCGCGGACATCACCTCACGGTGATCACCTATGACGCAAAGGAATCCGCGGCCGACTTCTCGACCCGGCTCAAGCGCGAGCACGCCGGGCAAAGCGTGCTCGTGGTCGGTCATAGCAACACCATTCCCGGCATCGCATCGGCACTGTGCAGCTGCGCGGTGGCGGAGATGAGCGAGGCCGAGTACGACCGGCTGACGACGGTGCGCATCGCCGCCGATGGCAAGGCGACGCTCGAGGAAGGCCGGCAGTAG